The following DNA comes from Picosynechococcus sp. PCC 7003.
TGCGCCACAAACACAAGTTGAGGCTGAGTCGATTGGGGATGACGTTGAATTTGAGCAAGGTGACGCATCACAGGTAAGGAAAACGTATTACTGAAGTCGCTGTAAACGTTCCGTCAAGATAGATTGTTGTGCTTCAGCTTCGGTAAGGGCAGACCGGGCACCTTCGATCACCTCTGCTGGGGCTTTGTTGACAAAGCCAGGGTTATTCAAACGAACACTGAGGGATTGAATCTCCTTATTCACTTTTACAAGATTCTTCTCTAATTTTGACCGTAGTGCAGGAATATCGACAAGGCCTTCAAGGGGAATTAAGACCTGAATCGTCCCAACAACCCCGGCGATCGCCTGTTTGAGGGTGTTATCCACAGTATTGGTCAATTTTAACGTTTCCACCTTGGCTAATTTAAGAATATAGGCTTCCCCTTTGGCGAGGGTTTCTAATTCCGTTTCGGTTTCACTTTGGAGGATGACGTTCACCGTTGCTCCCGGTTTGATCCCTGCCTCGGCGCGGAGATTGCGAATCGTGCGAATAGCTTCGATCAACAATGCAAATTCGTTCTCTAGGGCTTCATCCACTAACTGATTATTTTCGGCGGGGAAAAGCGCTGTCGCCAGGAATTTCTGACCGTTTGCCTGGGTGAGGGTCTGCCAAATCTCCTCGGTGATATGGGGCATAAAGGGGTGGAGCAGTTTCAAAATATCCTCTAGAACCCATGCCAGAACCTGCTGGGCAACGGTACGGGAAGCTTGATCCTGCGCTTCCTTTGCATAGAGACGGGGTTTAACCAGTTCGATATACCAGTCGCAGAAATCGCCCCAAATAAATTCGTAAAGGGCTTTTGCGGCCTCTCCTAATCCATACCCTTCGAGGTTTTTGTGGGTGTCGGCAATGACTTGGTGCAGACGGGAGAGAATCCAGCGATCGCCTAATTCGAGATCTGCCATCGCAGGACGATCCAAATCGGTGGGGGTTTTTCCATCGAGGTTCATCATCACAAACCGCGCCGCATTCCAGAGCTTATTGGCGAAATTACGGGAGGCTTCCACCGACTGGGATTCATCGGTTTTGCGGTCGTATTGCAAACTGATATCCTGTCCGGCTCCAGCCACTTCCCGGATCAGGGTATACCGCAGGGCATCCGTGCCATAGCGATCGCACATCAGCAGCGGATCAATGCCATTATTCGCCGATTTCGACATTTTTTTGCCGTTTTCGTCCCGCACTAGCCCGTGAATGTAGACATCCTTAAAGGGAATTTTGCCCGTGAAATGGCTGGACATCATCGTCATCCGCGCCACCCAGAAAAAGATAATGTCAAACCCCGTCACTAACACGCTATTGGGGAAATATTTCTGGAAATCATCCGTATTTTCAGGCCAGCCCAACGTGGAGAACGGCCATAACCCAGAGGAAAACCAAGTATCTAAAACATCAGGGTCTTGTTCTAGTTGGCAGTTTTCTCCGTATTCGGCGATCGCCTTTTGTTTTGCTTCGGTTTCATCATGGGCAACGATAAACGGGGTGTGGTCTTGGATTTCGCCGTTAGTTTCACTGACCACATACCACGCCGGAATTTGATGTCCCCACCACAACTGCCGCGAAATACACCAATCATTCAGCTTCACTAACCAATCCCGATAGACCTTACGCCACCGTTCCGGCACATAGTTCGGTTGATTGTCCTCATCTAAAAAGGCAAGGGTTTTCTGCGCCAGCGGGTCAATTTTTACAAACCATTGGGTGGAAAGGAGTGGTTCCACCGGAACCTTACCGCGATCGCTGTGGGGGACACTGTGGCGATAATCTTCTGTTTTCACCAGTACGCCGTCTTCTTTTAACTTCGCAACCAGATTTTTCCGCGCCTCAAACCGATCCTGCCCTGCAAACGGCCCCGCATTTTCGTTCAACGTCCCATC
Coding sequences within:
- a CDS encoding valine--tRNA ligase, with protein sequence MTTDIPNLPSQYDPHNTENKWQQTWFERSVFRADPQKKGDPFCIVIPPPNVTGKLHMGHAFNTSLIDTVVRYHRMKGDNVLCLPGTDHASIAVQTLVEKQIKAEGKTRYDLGREKFLEKAWEWKAESGGAIVNQLKRLGLSADWTRERFTLDHNLSEAVKKAFITLYEEGLIYRGNYLVNWCPESQSAVSDLEVENKEVDGHLWHFRYPLTDGSGYVEVATTRPETMLGDTGVAVNPNDERYKDLIGKTLTLPIVGREIPVFADDHVDPEFGTGCVKVTPAHDPNDFEMGKRHNLEFINIMNRDGTLNENAGPFAGQDRFEARKNLVAKLKEDGVLVKTEDYRHSVPHSDRGKVPVEPLLSTQWFVKIDPLAQKTLAFLDEDNQPNYVPERWRKVYRDWLVKLNDWCISRQLWWGHQIPAWYVVSETNGEIQDHTPFIVAHDETEAKQKAIAEYGENCQLEQDPDVLDTWFSSGLWPFSTLGWPENTDDFQKYFPNSVLVTGFDIIFFWVARMTMMSSHFTGKIPFKDVYIHGLVRDENGKKMSKSANNGIDPLLMCDRYGTDALRYTLIREVAGAGQDISLQYDRKTDESQSVEASRNFANKLWNAARFVMMNLDGKTPTDLDRPAMADLELGDRWILSRLHQVIADTHKNLEGYGLGEAAKALYEFIWGDFCDWYIELVKPRLYAKEAQDQASRTVAQQVLAWVLEDILKLLHPFMPHITEEIWQTLTQANGQKFLATALFPAENNQLVDEALENEFALLIEAIRTIRNLRAEAGIKPGATVNVILQSETETELETLAKGEAYILKLAKVETLKLTNTVDNTLKQAIAGVVGTIQVLIPLEGLVDIPALRSKLEKNLVKVNKEIQSLSVRLNNPGFVNKAPAEVIEGARSALTEAEAQQSILTERLQRLQ